In one window of Spiroplasma corruscae DNA:
- the rpsJ gene encoding 30S ribosomal protein S10 translates to MAQQKIKIKLKGYDHAIIDQSIAKIIEVAESTGAQVRGPIPLPTEKQIITILRATHKYKDSREQFEMRTHKRILEIVEPTPKTMDSLTRVQLPTGVNIEIKL, encoded by the coding sequence ATGGCCCAACAGAAAATTAAAATTAAGTTAAAAGGGTATGATCACGCAATTATTGATCAATCAATTGCAAAAATTATTGAGGTTGCAGAATCAACTGGAGCACAAGTTCGTGGTCCAATACCTTTACCAACAGAAAAACAAATCATTACAATTTTAAGAGCTACTCACAAATACAAAGATAGTAGAGAACAATTTGAAATGAGAACACATAAAAGAATACTAGAAATTGTTGAACCTACACCAAAAACTATGGACTCATTAACAAGAGTGCAATTACCAACAGGTGTAAATATAGAAATAAAACTATAG
- the rplO gene encoding 50S ribosomal protein L15, translated as MKLHELKYTEGSKQKATRVGRGNASGKGKTSTRGHKGQNSRSGGGVRPGFEGGQTPLFRRIPKVGFTSLNRKEYKIINLDLLEQLGLKEVNHKTLLEKKVIKNEKTLVKVLGNGKISKGIVLKVNKVSKSAEEAIKSAGGTVEVI; from the coding sequence ATGAAATTACATGAATTAAAATATACAGAGGGAAGCAAACAAAAAGCCACTCGTGTTGGTAGAGGTAATGCTTCTGGAAAAGGTAAAACATCAACAAGAGGTCACAAAGGTCAAAATTCACGTTCAGGTGGTGGTGTAAGACCAGGTTTTGAAGGGGGACAAACTCCTTTATTTAGAAGAATACCCAAAGTTGGTTTTACTAGTTTAAATAGAAAAGAATACAAAATTATTAATTTAGATTTACTAGAACAGTTAGGTCTTAAAGAAGTTAATCACAAAACATTGCTTGAAAAAAAAGTAATAAAAAATGAAAAAACTTTAGTTAAAGTACTAGGTAATGGTAAAATATCTAAAGGTATCGTTTTAAAAGTAAATAAAGTGTCAAAAAGTGCCGAAGAGGCAATTAAAAGTGCCGGAGGCACAGTAGAGGTGATTTAG
- the rplP gene encoding 50S ribosomal protein L16 has product MLMPKRVKYRRPHRVSYEGKAKGGKTIVFGEYGLMSLDGAWITSRQIESARIAMTRYMKRFGKVWIRIFPHMAKTKKPLEVRMGSGKGSPEEWVAIVKTGQFMFEVAGVSEEVAREALRLAMHKLPVTCKIVKRGDE; this is encoded by the coding sequence ATGTTAATGCCTAAAAGAGTTAAATACCGTAGACCTCATAGAGTTAGTTACGAAGGTAAAGCAAAAGGTGGAAAAACTATTGTCTTTGGAGAATATGGTTTAATGTCACTAGATGGAGCATGAATTACTTCAAGACAAATAGAGTCAGCACGTATTGCTATGACTCGTTATATGAAACGTTTCGGTAAAGTTTGAATTAGAATATTCCCACATATGGCTAAAACTAAAAAACCTTTAGAAGTACGTATGGGTTCAGGTAAAGGTTCACCAGAAGAGTGAGTAGCAATAGTTAAGACTGGTCAATTTATGTTTGAAGTTGCGGGTGTTTCAGAAGAAGTTGCGCGTGAGGCATTAAGATTGGCTATGCATAAACTTCCTGTTACTTGCAAAATTGTAAAAAGAGGTGATGAATAA
- the rpsH gene encoding 30S ribosomal protein S8 — MTTDVIADMLTRIRNANQRFHKEVFIPGSRVKLEIANILKQEGFIEDFTVADDFKKGITITLKYKGKIRVIKGLKRISKPGLRVYSNAHKIPHVLNGLGIAVVSTSKGIMTDKEARLQNIGGEVLAFIW; from the coding sequence ATGACTACAGATGTAATAGCAGATATGCTTACTAGAATAAGAAATGCAAACCAACGTTTTCATAAAGAAGTCTTTATTCCAGGAAGTAGAGTGAAATTAGAAATTGCAAATATCTTAAAGCAAGAAGGATTCATTGAAGACTTTACAGTTGCAGATGATTTTAAAAAAGGTATTACAATTACTTTAAAATACAAAGGGAAAATTAGAGTTATTAAAGGGTTAAAAAGAATCTCAAAACCAGGACTTAGAGTATATTCAAATGCACATAAAATACCTCACGTCTTAAACGGACTTGGTATTGCTGTTGTTTCAACTTCAAAGGGTATTATGACAGATAAAGAAGCGCGCCTACAAAACATTGGTGGAGAAGTGCTTGCATTTATTTGATAG
- the rplE gene encoding 50S ribosomal protein L5 — MAKTENRNSLEVLYKEKIVPELFKEKQYKSLMEVPKVSKIVINMGVGDAVQDTKRLDTAVQELSLITGQKPLVTKAKKSLAAFKLREGMPIGAKVTLRGKRMYEFLQKLINVALPRVRDFRGVPKSSFDKQGNYTFGVKEQIIFPEIDYDKVSKVRGMDITLVTTAKNKEDAFTLIQKLGMPFAK, encoded by the coding sequence ATGGCAAAAACTGAAAATAGAAATAGCTTAGAAGTTTTATATAAAGAAAAGATTGTTCCTGAGTTATTTAAGGAAAAACAATATAAATCATTAATGGAAGTTCCGAAAGTAAGTAAAATAGTTATTAATATGGGAGTCGGAGATGCTGTTCAAGATACAAAGAGACTTGATACAGCTGTTCAAGAATTATCATTAATAACTGGACAAAAACCATTAGTAACAAAGGCTAAAAAGTCTTTAGCAGCATTTAAACTTCGTGAGGGTATGCCGATTGGAGCTAAAGTCACTTTAAGAGGAAAAAGGATGTATGAGTTTTTACAAAAACTTATTAATGTTGCTTTACCTCGTGTAAGGGACTTTAGAGGTGTTCCGAAGTCAAGTTTTGATAAGCAAGGGAATTATACATTTGGTGTAAAAGAACAAATTATATTCCCAGAAATTGATTACGATAAAGTAAGCAAAGTTCGTGGTATGGATATAACATTAGTTACAACAGCAAAAAATAAGGAAGATGCATTTACTCTAATTCAAAAATTAGGAATGCCTTTCGCTAAGTAG
- the rpsS gene encoding 30S ribosomal protein S19, translating to MSRSLKKGPFADSYLLKKVEVMTGKKETIKTWSRRSTIFPSFVGHTFSVHNGKEFITVYVTEDMVGHKLGEFAPTRKFGGHGDDKKKKK from the coding sequence ATGTCTAGATCATTAAAAAAAGGTCCATTCGCTGATAGTTACTTATTAAAAAAAGTAGAAGTGATGACCGGTAAAAAAGAAACTATTAAAACTTGATCACGTCGTTCAACTATTTTCCCAAGTTTTGTAGGTCACACATTCAGCGTTCACAACGGAAAAGAATTTATCACAGTTTATGTAACAGAAGATATGGTAGGTCATAAATTAGGAGAATTTGCACCAACACGTAAGTTTGGTGGACATGGTGATGACAAGAAAAAGAAAAAATAA
- the rpsC gene encoding 30S ribosomal protein S3: MGQKVSPNVLRIGIIRSWDNRWYAEKKEYVKWLHQDIKIRSAVLKKLKNAAVSKIEIERTKKEITLVIRSARPAIVLGQEGKNVENIVLVVKKTIHDKKAVVKVKVIEIKNPDIDARLVAQFIGDQITNRASFRTVQKLAIRKALKAGAKGIKTAVSGRLGGVEMARTEGYLEGSVPLSTLRSDIDYALYEARTTYGQIGVKVWINHGEILGKGMQSNRDSKVIEENRTFKKVSKGG; the protein is encoded by the coding sequence ATGGGACAAAAAGTATCTCCTAATGTTTTAAGAATTGGAATTATTAGAAGTTGAGATAATCGTTGATATGCAGAAAAAAAAGAATATGTTAAATGATTACACCAAGACATCAAAATAAGAAGTGCTGTTCTTAAAAAATTAAAAAACGCTGCAGTTTCAAAGATTGAAATTGAAAGAACAAAAAAAGAAATTACTCTAGTTATCCGTTCAGCTCGCCCAGCAATTGTTTTAGGTCAAGAAGGTAAAAATGTTGAAAATATTGTTTTAGTAGTTAAAAAAACAATTCACGACAAAAAAGCTGTTGTGAAAGTAAAAGTTATAGAAATAAAAAATCCAGATATTGATGCAAGACTTGTTGCTCAATTTATTGGAGATCAAATAACAAATCGTGCAAGTTTTAGGACTGTACAAAAATTAGCAATTAGAAAAGCTCTAAAAGCGGGAGCAAAAGGAATCAAGACTGCCGTTTCAGGAAGACTTGGTGGGGTGGAAATGGCAAGAACTGAAGGTTATCTTGAAGGTTCTGTACCATTATCAACTTTAAGAAGTGATATTGATTATGCACTATATGAGGCAAGAACTACATATGGGCAAATTGGTGTAAAAGTTTGAATTAACCATGGAGAAATTCTTGGTAAAGGAATGCAAAGTAATAGAGATTCAAAAGTTATCGAAGAAAATAGAACATTTAAGAAAGTTTCAAAGGGAGGTTAA
- the rplV gene encoding 50S ribosomal protein L22: MEAKAKLTMIRISPRKVRLVADSIRNKKIANAIAILQNQDKRSSEPVLKLLNSAVANAVNNNGMEADRLFVKTIFVNEGPTLKRFRPRAHGRAYEILKRTSHITIVVSDEN, translated from the coding sequence ATGGAAGCAAAAGCAAAATTAACGATGATTAGAATATCACCAAGAAAAGTTAGACTAGTAGCAGACTCTATCAGAAATAAAAAAATTGCAAACGCAATCGCTATTCTTCAAAATCAAGATAAAAGATCATCAGAACCAGTATTAAAATTATTAAATTCTGCAGTAGCAAATGCTGTTAATAATAACGGTATGGAAGCAGATAGGTTATTTGTTAAAACAATATTTGTTAACGAAGGACCAACATTAAAAAGATTTAGACCAAGAGCACACGGTAGAGCTTATGAAATTTTAAAAAGAACAAGTCACATAACTATAGTAGTTAGTGATGAGAACTAG
- the rplN gene encoding 50S ribosomal protein L14 has protein sequence MIQNESRLKVADNSGAKEILVIRNLGGSVRKFTNIGDIVVATVKAATPGGAVKKGQVVKAVIVRTVRGMRRSDGTYIKFSENAAVIIKDDKNPRGTRIFGPIAREVKDAGFNKIASLAPEVL, from the coding sequence ATGATACAAAATGAATCAAGATTAAAAGTCGCAGACAACTCAGGAGCTAAAGAAATATTAGTAATACGTAATTTAGGTGGTAGTGTTAGAAAATTCACAAATATTGGAGATATTGTTGTAGCAACTGTAAAAGCAGCAACACCAGGTGGTGCTGTTAAAAAAGGTCAAGTAGTAAAAGCTGTAATAGTTAGAACTGTTAGGGGTATGAGAAGAAGTGATGGTACATACATTAAGTTCTCAGAAAATGCCGCAGTTATAATAAAAGATGATAAAAACCCAAGAGGTACACGTATTTTTGGTCCAATCGCAAGAGAAGTAAAGGATGCAGGATTTAACAAAATCGCATCACTTGCGCCAGAAGTATTATAG
- the rplW gene encoding 50S ribosomal protein L23 yields the protein MHLTEVIKKPLLTEKTYIGHSNNSYTFVVDKRANKTQIKKTFEEIFNVKVETVRTMNYDGKDKRMGKYAGKTASYKKAIIVLKDGEKLDILNEE from the coding sequence ATGCACTTAACAGAAGTAATTAAAAAACCTTTGTTAACAGAAAAAACATACATTGGTCATTCAAATAACTCATATACATTTGTAGTTGATAAAAGAGCAAACAAAACTCAAATTAAAAAAACATTTGAAGAAATATTCAATGTTAAAGTTGAAACAGTAAGAACCATGAATTATGATGGAAAAGATAAAAGAATGGGTAAATATGCTGGTAAGACTGCTTCATATAAAAAAGCAATAATTGTTTTAAAAGATGGAGAAAAATTAGATATATTAAACGAAGAATAA
- the rpsQ gene encoding 30S ribosomal protein S17 encodes MERNIRKTYVGKVVSDKMNKTITVLVETYKNHPIYKKRVKYSKKYKAHDENQQAHLGDRVEIMETRPLSKTKNFRLVRVVEKAII; translated from the coding sequence ATGGAAAGAAATATTAGAAAAACTTACGTAGGTAAAGTTGTTTCGGATAAAATGAACAAAACTATTACTGTGCTAGTTGAAACTTATAAAAACCACCCTATATATAAAAAACGTGTTAAGTATTCAAAAAAATATAAAGCTCATGATGAAAATCAACAAGCCCATCTAGGAGATAGAGTTGAAATAATGGAAACAAGACCATTAAGTAAAACTAAAAACTTTAGGTTGGTAAGAGTTGTTGAAAAAGCAATTATTTAA
- a CDS encoding type Z 30S ribosomal protein S14, whose product MAKKSLKAKQAKVQKFKVREYTRCGHCGRPHSVLRKFNLCRVCFRNFAYDGQIPGVKKASW is encoded by the coding sequence ATGGCAAAAAAATCATTAAAAGCTAAACAAGCTAAAGTTCAAAAGTTCAAAGTTAGAGAGTATACACGTTGTGGACACTGCGGTAGACCACATTCTGTTTTGAGAAAATTTAATCTATGTAGAGTATGTTTTAGAAACTTTGCATATGATGGACAAATCCCTGGTGTTAAAAAAGCATCATGATAG
- the rplC gene encoding 50S ribosomal protein L3: MKGILGRKLEMTQIFSESGKLIPVTVIEVEPNVVLQAKTVEKDGYKALKLACVKKRANLLNKPDMGQFKKINSEPKRFVKEIRDMDGYEIGSQVKIEDLFTSGQFVDVTGISKGKGFAGAIKRHNYARGPMGHGSGYHRGIGSMGAIINRIFKSKKMAGHLGHEQVTIQNLEIIKIDTDKNVVLVKGSVPGPRKSFVVIRENAKGKKAAEASVLLNRQSSNSSPKKEADEVIA; this comes from the coding sequence ATGAAAGGAATCTTAGGACGTAAGTTAGAAATGACACAAATTTTTAGCGAAAGTGGTAAGTTAATCCCTGTAACTGTTATTGAAGTAGAACCAAATGTTGTTTTACAAGCTAAAACAGTCGAAAAAGATGGGTATAAAGCACTTAAGCTAGCATGTGTTAAAAAGAGAGCTAACTTATTAAACAAACCAGACATGGGTCAATTTAAAAAAATTAACTCAGAACCTAAGCGCTTCGTTAAAGAAATTCGAGATATGGACGGATATGAAATTGGTTCACAAGTAAAGATAGAAGATTTATTTACTTCAGGTCAGTTTGTGGACGTTACAGGTATATCTAAAGGTAAAGGATTTGCGGGTGCTATCAAAAGACATAACTATGCAAGAGGACCAATGGGACACGGATCAGGTTATCACCGTGGGATTGGGTCTATGGGAGCTATTATTAATAGAATATTCAAATCTAAAAAAATGGCTGGACATTTAGGACACGAGCAAGTTACAATCCAAAATTTAGAAATAATAAAAATTGATACAGATAAAAATGTTGTTTTAGTTAAAGGTTCAGTACCAGGGCCAAGAAAAAGTTTTGTTGTGATAAGAGAAAATGCAAAAGGTAAAAAAGCAGCAGAGGCTTCAGTGTTACTAAATAGACAATCATCTAATAGTTCACCAAAAAAAGAAGCTGACGAAGTTATTGCCTAA
- the rplB gene encoding 50S ribosomal protein L2, producing MPIKKYKPTTNGRRNMTSLDYSILTTSKPESSLLSKLNEKAGRNNQGHITTRHKGGGHKRKYRIIDFKRNKLDIVGKIKTIEYDPNRNTFICLVSYIDGEKRYVLYAKGMKVGQEIISSINADIKLGNAAPLKNIPEGTLVHNVELKPGKGGQIARSAGSKVQILGKDENGKYVTLKLGSGEVRKVLAECFATIGEVGNEEYNLVNWGKAGRNRWRGIRPTVRGSVMNPNDHPHGGGEGKAPIGRKAPLTPWGKKALGVKTRDSKKASTKLIIRRRKESK from the coding sequence ATGCCAATCAAAAAGTATAAGCCAACGACTAACGGTCGTAGAAATATGACAAGCTTAGATTATAGTATCCTTACAACTTCAAAGCCTGAAAGTTCATTACTTTCAAAACTTAATGAAAAGGCAGGAAGAAATAACCAGGGTCACATTACTACTCGCCATAAAGGTGGAGGGCACAAAAGAAAGTATCGTATAATTGATTTTAAAAGAAACAAACTTGATATTGTAGGAAAAATTAAGACAATTGAATATGATCCTAACAGAAACACATTCATTTGTCTTGTTAGTTACATTGATGGTGAAAAAAGATATGTATTATATGCTAAAGGGATGAAAGTAGGACAAGAAATTATTTCATCAATTAATGCAGATATAAAGTTAGGTAATGCAGCTCCACTTAAAAATATACCTGAAGGAACATTGGTTCATAACGTTGAATTAAAACCTGGTAAAGGTGGACAAATTGCAAGAAGTGCTGGAAGTAAAGTTCAAATACTTGGTAAAGATGAAAACGGAAAATACGTAACATTAAAACTAGGTTCAGGTGAAGTTAGAAAAGTGTTAGCTGAATGTTTCGCCACAATTGGTGAAGTAGGAAATGAAGAATATAACTTAGTTAACTGAGGTAAAGCTGGAAGAAACCGTTGAAGAGGAATTAGACCAACAGTACGTGGTTCTGTTATGAACCCAAATGATCACCCACATGGGGGAGGGGAAGGTAAAGCGCCAATTGGTAGAAAAGCTCCTTTAACTCCTTGAGGTAAAAAAGCATTGGGTGTAAAAACACGTGATAGTAAAAAAGCGTCAACAAAATTAATAATTAGAAGACGTAAAGAAAGCAAATAG
- the rplR gene encoding 50S ribosomal protein L18, producing MKYTKAEARKRRHFRVRKKVAGTSEKPRLNVFKSNTFFYAQIIDDSKGITLVASSSMKLGLKNGCNLEAAKAVGKDIAEKAKSKKISSVVFDRGGYLFHGKVKAFADSAKENGMKF from the coding sequence ATGAAATACACAAAAGCAGAAGCAAGAAAAAGAAGACACTTCAGAGTAAGAAAAAAAGTTGCTGGTACAAGTGAAAAACCTAGATTAAATGTTTTCAAATCTAATACATTCTTCTATGCTCAAATTATCGATGATTCAAAAGGTATTACACTTGTAGCTTCATCTTCAATGAAGTTAGGTTTAAAAAATGGTTGTAATCTAGAAGCAGCAAAAGCTGTTGGTAAAGACATTGCTGAAAAAGCTAAGTCTAAAAAAATTAGTAGTGTAGTGTTCGATCGTGGTGGGTATTTATTCCATGGTAAAGTAAAAGCTTTTGCGGATTCTGCAAAAGAAAATGGTATGAAATTCTAA
- the secY gene encoding preprotein translocase subunit SecY, which produces MALKANKTKAKVKKRTKSLKNKNEFAKGNFFIRNKDLIKRIVFTLLVLVIIRAGTLLTVPGVSLSSDFQNSIGNQEFFQLLSTLGGGSIGQFSIIALGVSPYITASIIVQLLSTDVIPVLTRWNKSGERGRRKLDRLTKVLTIPFAVMQSTATIFTLSSQGLISAKWSTNELGTGPSWFYYLLIPMVMLGGTFLMLWIADQITIKGIGNGISIIIFAGIVAQMPNNFKSTFQFWVKGNEDATILFDGILKFIIYVVAFLLVIFIVVLMNEAERKIPIQQTGSGLVDTKEHTPHLPLKINNAGVIPVIFASAIISTPMTVAQIIGANNPQNGFVLFTQSYLSFGTWWGIAIYGVLTILFTFLYAQVQINPEKIAENFKKSGTFIPGIKPGKDTEKFIQGTVNRLSILGSIFLAWIAILPYIISKLISLPSSLAIGGTGLIIVISVAIQTVQQLKGRLIQQSFLDKKDDKFTKTVDEHNSHIW; this is translated from the coding sequence GTGGCATTAAAAGCTAACAAAACTAAAGCAAAAGTTAAAAAAAGAACCAAATCATTAAAAAATAAAAACGAGTTCGCTAAGGGTAATTTCTTTATTCGTAACAAAGACCTAATTAAACGAATCGTTTTTACTTTATTGGTTTTAGTTATAATTAGAGCTGGGACTTTATTAACAGTTCCAGGTGTTAGTTTAAGTTCTGATTTTCAAAATAGTATTGGGAATCAAGAGTTTTTTCAACTACTTTCAACTTTAGGGGGAGGTTCAATTGGTCAATTCTCGATAATTGCACTTGGTGTTTCGCCATATATAACTGCATCAATTATTGTCCAACTACTTTCAACTGATGTTATCCCTGTTTTAACTAGATGAAATAAATCTGGGGAAAGAGGAAGAAGAAAATTAGATAGATTAACAAAAGTGCTTACAATACCATTTGCAGTTATGCAATCTACAGCAACAATTTTTACATTATCAAGTCAGGGTTTAATAAGTGCTAAATGAAGTACAAATGAACTTGGTACAGGACCATCATGATTTTATTATTTATTAATTCCAATGGTTATGCTTGGTGGTACTTTCTTAATGTTATGAATTGCTGATCAAATAACTATTAAAGGAATTGGTAATGGTATATCAATAATAATTTTTGCAGGTATAGTTGCTCAAATGCCAAACAACTTTAAATCAACATTCCAATTTTGAGTAAAAGGAAATGAAGATGCAACAATTTTATTTGATGGAATTCTTAAGTTTATAATTTATGTTGTAGCATTCTTATTAGTTATATTTATAGTTGTATTGATGAACGAAGCGGAAAGAAAAATTCCAATTCAACAAACTGGTTCTGGATTAGTTGATACTAAGGAGCATACGCCACACCTACCATTAAAAATTAATAATGCCGGTGTTATACCAGTTATATTCGCATCCGCAATTATATCCACACCAATGACTGTAGCACAAATAATTGGTGCAAATAATCCTCAAAATGGCTTTGTTCTATTCACGCAGTCTTATCTTTCTTTTGGTACGTGATGAGGAATTGCTATATATGGAGTGTTAACAATATTATTTACATTCTTGTATGCTCAAGTTCAAATTAATCCTGAAAAAATTGCCGAGAACTTCAAGAAGTCAGGTACATTTATACCAGGTATTAAACCCGGTAAAGATACAGAAAAATTCATTCAAGGTACTGTTAATAGGCTAAGTATACTTGGTTCAATATTCTTAGCTTGAATCGCCATATTACCATATATTATATCTAAGTTAATCAGTCTGCCAAGTAGTTTAGCAATTGGTGGTACTGGTTTAATAATAGTTATATCAGTTGCAATTCAAACAGTTCAACAATTAAAAGGTAGATTAATTCAACAATCATTCTTAGATAAAAAAGATGATAAATTTACTAAAACAGTGGACGAGCATAATTCACACATATGATAA
- the rpsE gene encoding 30S ribosomal protein S5: MAEEKKVEVETKTAQNQEFKKDANPRTQQGGDFKRNPRQGGDRFKRDNKFRKEDNPFEERVVTINRVTKVTKGGRRFRFAAVVVIGDKKGRVGLGTGKANEVPDAIKKAIKEAKKSLIRVPLSDSTVPHDTIGHFGAGKIMIKPARKGTGVIAGGPVRAVVELAGISDIYTKSLGSNSPINMIRATLEGLKLMQTPEQIARLRGKQVDDKKQIVSKTN; the protein is encoded by the coding sequence ATGGCAGAAGAAAAAAAAGTCGAAGTTGAAACTAAGACTGCACAAAACCAAGAATTTAAAAAAGACGCTAATCCAAGAACTCAACAAGGTGGGGATTTTAAAAGAAACCCAAGACAAGGCGGAGACAGATTTAAAAGAGACAACAAATTTAGAAAAGAAGACAATCCTTTTGAAGAAAGAGTTGTTACTATTAACCGTGTAACAAAAGTTACAAAGGGTGGTAGAAGATTTAGATTTGCGGCAGTTGTTGTAATTGGAGATAAAAAAGGTAGAGTTGGTTTAGGAACTGGTAAAGCAAATGAAGTACCTGATGCAATTAAAAAAGCTATTAAAGAAGCTAAAAAATCACTAATCAGAGTACCATTATCAGACTCAACAGTTCCTCATGATACAATTGGTCATTTCGGAGCAGGTAAAATTATGATTAAACCTGCTAGAAAGGGTACTGGTGTTATTGCTGGTGGACCTGTTCGTGCAGTTGTTGAATTAGCAGGAATTTCAGACATTTATACAAAATCACTAGGATCAAACTCACCAATTAATATGATTCGCGCTACATTAGAAGGTTTAAAATTAATGCAAACACCAGAACAAATTGCAAGACTACGTGGTAAACAAGTTGATGATAAAAAACAAATAGTTAGTAAAACTAACTAA
- the rplX gene encoding 50S ribosomal protein L24, which produces MNKSKILKGDVVKVISGSHKGKTGPIKKISKDKTKVYVEGVNGVKHVKPSETDQEGGIKEIAVPVNISNVALIDPKSKGNTTRVGYKITDGKKVRVAKRSGVEIK; this is translated from the coding sequence ATGAATAAATCAAAAATATTAAAAGGTGACGTTGTAAAAGTTATCTCAGGAAGTCATAAGGGTAAAACAGGACCAATAAAAAAAATATCAAAAGATAAAACAAAGGTTTATGTTGAAGGTGTTAATGGAGTAAAACATGTTAAACCTTCTGAAACAGACCAAGAAGGTGGAATTAAAGAAATTGCAGTTCCAGTAAACATATCAAACGTAGCATTAATAGATCCAAAAAGCAAGGGAAACACTACAAGAGTCGGTTACAAAATAACTGACGGAAAAAAAGTAAGAGTTGCTAAGAGATCTGGAGTAGAAATTAAATAG
- the rplD gene encoding 50S ribosomal protein L4, translated as MKAKVLDIKGASVKDINLNDSVWAIEPHNQALYDTLISQQAALRQGTKKTKTRAEVSGGGRKPWRQKGTGRARQGSIRAPQWRGGGIVFGPSPNVNYKKAVNKKIRRLAIKSALSIKAKENNLIILDKFSFEKPSTKGMIEVMTNLKAVNEKTLIVTREHEDVVVRSAGNLQGVKTLDFQKMNLFDLLNATKLLVTEEAVNKIEEVYA; from the coding sequence ATGAAAGCAAAAGTATTAGATATTAAAGGTGCTTCAGTAAAAGACATTAACTTAAATGATAGTGTTTGAGCTATTGAACCTCACAATCAAGCCTTATATGACACATTGATCTCACAACAAGCAGCATTAAGACAAGGTACTAAAAAAACTAAAACAAGAGCAGAAGTAAGTGGTGGAGGAAGAAAACCTTGAAGACAAAAAGGTACAGGACGTGCCCGTCAAGGTTCAATTAGAGCACCTCAATGAAGAGGTGGGGGAATAGTATTTGGTCCATCACCAAATGTTAACTATAAAAAAGCAGTTAATAAAAAAATTAGAAGATTAGCTATTAAAAGTGCTCTAAGTATTAAAGCAAAAGAAAATAACTTAATTATTCTAGATAAATTTAGCTTCGAGAAACCTTCAACTAAAGGAATGATAGAAGTAATGACAAATTTAAAAGCAGTGAACGAAAAAACATTAATTGTTACAAGAGAACACGAAGATGTAGTTGTTAGATCTGCTGGGAACCTACAAGGCGTAAAAACATTAGATTTTCAAAAAATGAACTTGTTTGATTTATTAAATGCAACTAAGTTGTTGGTTACAGAAGAAGCTGTAAACAAAATTGAGGAGGTGTATGCATAA
- the rplF gene encoding 50S ribosomal protein L6, giving the protein MSRIGNRVLPIPAGVEVNVDQDNVVTIKGPKGELKQSFSPLIKITVEDQKITTVRVNEIKHTKQLHGTTNSLLEGMLVGTHKGFLKELDIVGVGYRAALAGNKINLSLGFSHPVEYIIPEGITVEIPKPTEIKIAGINKQLVGQVAADIRAYRRPEPYKGKGVKYREEKIIRKQGKAAGK; this is encoded by the coding sequence ATGTCACGTATAGGAAATAGAGTATTACCAATCCCTGCAGGAGTTGAAGTAAACGTCGATCAAGATAATGTTGTAACTATAAAAGGGCCAAAAGGTGAATTAAAACAATCATTCAGCCCACTAATAAAAATTACTGTTGAAGACCAAAAAATAACAACAGTCAGAGTAAACGAAATTAAGCATACAAAACAATTACATGGTACTACTAATTCACTTCTTGAAGGTATGTTAGTTGGTACACACAAGGGATTCTTAAAAGAACTTGATATTGTAGGGGTTGGTTATCGTGCAGCTCTTGCAGGAAATAAAATTAATTTATCATTAGGGTTTTCACACCCAGTAGAATATATTATTCCAGAAGGAATAACAGTTGAAATTCCAAAACCAACTGAAATTAAAATTGCTGGTATAAACAAACAATTAGTTGGTCAAGTAGCAGCTGATATTAGAGCATATAGAAGACCTGAACCTTATAAAGGTAAAGGTGTAAAATATAGAGAAGAAAAAATTATTAGAAAACAAGGTAAAGCTGCTGGTAAATAA